From the genome of Chryseobacterium shigense, one region includes:
- the coaE gene encoding dephospho-CoA kinase (Dephospho-CoA kinase (CoaE) performs the final step in coenzyme A biosynthesis.), whose product MEDLHSETQKAEPEPAPKVIGLTGGIGSGKTTVARFIEEFGFPVYYSDDRAKAIVNESEDLKIRIKELLGNEAYDTNDLYDRKFVAEKVFNNKDLLQELNEIIHPAVKIDFEEWLKKQTKYLVFKETALLFELKLNRQCYKSLLVTAEDNIRAKRVMDRDGKTYREVEAVMEKQMPEKDKIKLADCIIYNNTNLEDLKEQTEQVIFNIE is encoded by the coding sequence ATGGAAGATTTACATTCAGAAACACAGAAAGCAGAACCGGAACCAGCACCCAAGGTTATTGGGCTCACCGGTGGTATAGGCTCAGGAAAAACAACGGTAGCCCGTTTTATTGAAGAATTCGGATTTCCGGTTTACTATTCTGATGACAGGGCAAAAGCCATTGTAAACGAGAGCGAAGATTTAAAGATCAGGATCAAGGAATTACTGGGGAATGAAGCTTATGATACCAATGATCTTTATGACAGAAAATTTGTTGCAGAAAAGGTTTTTAATAATAAAGATCTGCTGCAGGAATTAAACGAAATCATTCATCCTGCTGTAAAGATCGATTTTGAAGAATGGCTGAAAAAACAAACCAAGTACTTAGTATTTAAAGAAACAGCTTTATTGTTTGAATTAAAGCTGAACAGGCAATGTTATAAGTCGCTTCTGGTTACCGCTGAGGATAATATCAGAGCTAAAAGGGTGATGGACAGGGACGGAAAGACCTACCGCGAAGTAGAAGCCGTCATGGAAAAGCAAATGCCTGAAAAGGATAAAATAAAACTTGCCGACTGCATTATCTACAACAATACCAACCTGGAAGATCTCAAGGAACAAACCGAACAGGTGATTTTCAATATCGAATAA
- a CDS encoding MBL fold metallo-hydrolase produces MKLYPIQCGKFKLDGGAMFGVVPKSLWEKTNPADERNLIELGTRSLLIEDGKKLILVDCGLGNKQDDKFFGHYSLWGDDSLDKNLKKFGFVREDITDVFLTHLHFDHCGGAVEWNDDRTGYRPAFKNAQFWTNENHWQWATEPNAREKASFLKENILPMQESGQLNFLPLPTTGNYGFAPDLKMDVIFVDGHTEKQMLPVIQYQEKTVVFAADLIPTAGHINQVYVMGYDTRPLLTMEEKGKFLKQCVDNEYLLFFEHDAHNELASLKMTEKGVRLDEIHSFNDVFGY; encoded by the coding sequence ATGAAGCTATATCCAATACAATGTGGAAAATTTAAACTGGATGGCGGTGCCATGTTTGGAGTCGTCCCAAAGAGTCTGTGGGAAAAAACCAATCCTGCAGACGAAAGAAACCTGATTGAACTGGGAACACGTTCCCTGCTTATAGAAGACGGCAAAAAACTGATCCTGGTAGACTGTGGTCTCGGTAATAAACAGGATGATAAATTCTTCGGGCATTATTCGCTTTGGGGAGACGACAGCCTTGATAAAAATTTAAAGAAATTCGGTTTTGTAAGAGAAGATATTACGGATGTTTTCCTTACCCACCTTCACTTTGACCACTGCGGAGGTGCTGTTGAATGGAATGATGACAGAACAGGATACAGACCGGCTTTCAAAAATGCACAATTCTGGACCAATGAAAATCACTGGCAATGGGCTACAGAGCCTAACGCAAGGGAAAAAGCCAGCTTTTTAAAAGAAAATATACTTCCTATGCAGGAAAGCGGGCAGCTTAATTTTTTACCGCTTCCTACTACAGGAAATTACGGATTTGCCCCTGATCTGAAAATGGACGTGATCTTTGTAGACGGGCATACGGAAAAACAAATGCTTCCGGTAATCCAGTACCAGGAAAAAACGGTTGTTTTTGCAGCAGATCTCATTCCTACTGCAGGACACATCAACCAGGTTTATGTGATGGGATATGATACAAGACCTCTTCTGACTATGGAAGAGAAAGGCAAATTCCTGAAGCAATGTGTAGATAATGAATATCTTCTGTTCTTTGAACATGATGCCCATAACGAGCTTGCAAGTCTTAAAATGACCGAAAAAGGGGTAAGATTAGATGAAATTCACAGTTTTAATGATGTTTTTGGATATTAA
- a CDS encoding thiopeptide-type bacteriocin biosynthesis protein: MKRKFAPGSEWLYLKIYTGVKTADVILEEAIQPLTELFKQNTYISQWFFIRYNDPKPHVRLRFKLNTAEYYNEILGKINKALQPFTESGEISNILLDTYNREIERYGEHTIENAETLFYKNSEFTLQCLHYDDEEKIIVSLFYIDEILNKLKIPVQEKLGWIKDFNAAFKREFNADKNLNSQLDKKYREFKPKFTDFLQSEEFSEERTTIVSHIEESSIVFQNITDHNEKGSLKISLQDFFQSIFHMNINRLFVSNQRLFEMIIYDYLLRHYKTCVYRNQ; this comes from the coding sequence ATGAAAAGAAAATTTGCTCCCGGATCCGAATGGCTGTATCTGAAAATCTATACAGGAGTAAAGACGGCTGATGTTATTCTGGAAGAAGCCATTCAACCGTTAACAGAACTTTTTAAACAAAATACATATATTTCACAATGGTTTTTTATCCGGTATAATGATCCTAAGCCGCATGTAAGGCTAAGATTTAAATTAAATACTGCCGAATATTATAATGAAATACTAGGTAAAATTAACAAAGCTCTTCAGCCCTTTACAGAAAGTGGAGAAATTTCTAATATTCTGCTTGATACTTACAACAGAGAGATTGAAAGATATGGAGAACATACCATCGAAAATGCCGAGACTTTATTCTATAAAAACAGCGAATTTACTCTACAATGTTTGCATTACGATGATGAAGAGAAGATTATTGTAAGTCTTTTTTATATTGATGAAATTCTGAATAAACTTAAAATCCCGGTTCAGGAAAAACTGGGATGGATCAAAGATTTTAATGCTGCTTTTAAAAGAGAATTTAATGCAGATAAAAATTTGAATAGCCAACTGGATAAAAAATACAGGGAATTTAAACCGAAATTTACAGACTTTCTTCAATCAGAAGAATTTTCAGAAGAAAGAACAACGATTGTTTCCCATATTGAAGAAAGCAGCATTGTTTTTCAAAACATTACAGATCATAATGAAAAAGGTTCCTTAAAAATATCTTTGCAGGATTTTTTCCAAAGCATTTTTCACATGAATATCAACCGGCTTTTTGTTTCAAATCAAAGATTATTTGAAATGATAATTTATGATTATTTGTTGAGGCACTATAAAACCTGTGTCTACAGAAATCAGTAA
- a CDS encoding FMN-binding negative transcriptional regulator — MFIPKLYRSEDYNLMKEIIRENAFALLVSSVEKIRATHSMMMLNEADPENIYIETHISRANPQAKTLKDGDDVLCDFLGAHTYISSSWYDHINVSTWNYEAVQIYGKVQLMNHDELYRHLEKLTSKYEASQKCPVMVKDMGREFVEKEMKGAFGLKIIPTEIFIKQKLSQNRKDHDFQNIISELEHSDENGKKIAEKMKLIKK; from the coding sequence ATGTTTATACCAAAATTATACAGAAGTGAAGATTATAATCTGATGAAGGAAATCATCAGGGAAAATGCTTTTGCTTTGCTCGTTTCTTCTGTTGAAAAGATAAGGGCCACTCATTCTATGATGATGCTTAATGAAGCTGATCCTGAGAATATTTATATTGAAACTCACATTTCAAGAGCTAATCCTCAGGCAAAAACATTAAAAGACGGTGATGATGTCCTTTGTGATTTTCTGGGTGCTCATACGTATATTTCGAGCAGCTGGTATGATCATATCAATGTTTCAACATGGAATTATGAAGCAGTTCAGATTTATGGAAAAGTGCAGCTGATGAACCATGATGAGCTGTACCGGCATCTGGAAAAATTAACTTCCAAATATGAAGCATCCCAGAAATGCCCTGTGATGGTAAAAGATATGGGAAGGGAATTCGTAGAAAAGGAAATGAAGGGAGCTTTCGGCCTGAAAATAATTCCTACAGAAATATTCATCAAGCAGAAGCTTTCTCAAAACAGGAAGGATCATGATTTTCAGAATATCATTTCGGAGCTTGAACATTCGGATGAGAACGGGAAAAAGATTGCTGAGAAAATGAAATTAATCAAGAAATAA
- the ruvB gene encoding Holliday junction branch migration DNA helicase RuvB, with amino-acid sequence MPDFLHPDKENYSHEELMQEEQIRPQSFKDFAGQRKTLENLEVFVSAAKRRGGALDHVLLHGPPGLGKTTLANIIANELGVNCKITSGPVLDKPGSLAGLLTNLEENDVLFIDEIHRLSPVVEEYLYSAMEDYKIDIMLETGPNARSVQIGLNPFTLVGATTRSGMLTKPMLARFGIQSRLEYYSVELLSMIIQRSSRVLGSKIYEDAAIEIARRSRGTPRIANALLRRVRDFAEIKGNGEIEINITKYALNSLNVDEFGLDEMDNKIMRVMIENFKGKPVGISALATSIAENPETLEEVYEPFLIQEGFIIRTPRGREVTEKAYQHLNIARPKNPGELF; translated from the coding sequence ATGCCAGATTTTTTACATCCAGATAAGGAAAACTACTCGCATGAAGAACTTATGCAGGAGGAGCAGATCCGTCCCCAGAGTTTTAAGGACTTTGCCGGGCAGAGAAAAACTTTGGAAAACCTTGAAGTTTTTGTGAGTGCTGCCAAAAGGCGTGGGGGTGCCCTTGATCATGTTCTTCTGCATGGTCCGCCGGGTCTGGGTAAGACAACTTTAGCCAATATTATTGCTAATGAACTTGGGGTAAACTGTAAGATTACTTCCGGCCCTGTTTTGGATAAACCCGGAAGTTTAGCAGGTTTATTGACGAATCTGGAAGAAAATGATGTTCTTTTTATTGATGAAATTCACCGTTTATCTCCTGTTGTGGAAGAATATCTGTATTCTGCCATGGAGGATTACAAGATAGATATTATGCTGGAGACCGGTCCTAACGCGAGGAGTGTTCAGATTGGCCTGAATCCTTTTACTTTGGTAGGTGCTACAACGAGAAGCGGGATGCTGACAAAGCCCATGCTGGCCAGATTTGGGATCCAAAGCAGACTTGAGTATTATTCCGTTGAGCTTTTATCTATGATTATTCAACGAAGTTCCAGGGTTTTGGGGAGTAAGATTTATGAGGATGCAGCGATAGAGATTGCCAGAAGAAGCCGCGGAACTCCGAGAATTGCAAATGCCTTATTAAGAAGGGTCCGTGATTTTGCGGAGATCAAAGGAAATGGGGAAATTGAGATCAATATTACAAAATATGCCTTGAACTCTCTGAATGTAGATGAGTTTGGATTAGATGAAATGGATAATAAGATCATGCGTGTCATGATTGAAAACTTCAAAGGAAAACCTGTAGGAATTTCTGCACTGGCAACATCCATTGCTGAAAATCCTGAAACGCTGGAAGAGGTTTACGAACCTTTTCTGATCCAGGAAGGATTCATCATCAGAACACCGAGGGGAAGAGAAGTAACAGAGAAGGCTTATCAGCATTTAAACATAGCCCGTCCTAAAAATCCGGGAGAATTATTTTAA